A DNA window from Thermogemmatispora onikobensis contains the following coding sequences:
- a CDS encoding ABC transporter substrate-binding protein, translating to MRILVISRRLFPCLLVVGLLLLAACGQSQSSGSAARPSPTPTVVRDIYGTPVVFPKTAPQRLISLVPNMSEILAALHLESRIVAVDYYTDYPSQLTQLPRISDANGNYNVERIVALHPDLVLSSGGLTEKYDAQLVRLGVHVVDLPDNTIALMLAEIQTVGRLTFTESAADALVRQLQQRIAQIRQAVKGTTAPTVMLEADDSTPGKPYVFGGGTFGDELLQEANAVNVFHDNTSNGGYPQVTDEAVIRANPQYIILTEDPRYGGDPQLVYRRSNWGQITALKLRHVYHLNTDLMQRPGPRLVDGLQCLAQLLHPQVFSGSLPAYCQ from the coding sequence ATGCGCATCCTTGTCATCTCCCGACGGCTGTTCCCGTGTTTATTGGTTGTGGGCTTGCTCTTGCTTGCCGCCTGTGGACAGAGCCAGAGTAGCGGCAGCGCGGCGCGGCCAAGCCCCACGCCAACAGTGGTACGCGATATCTATGGCACGCCGGTGGTCTTCCCGAAGACGGCCCCGCAGCGCCTTATTTCCCTGGTGCCCAACATGAGCGAGATTCTGGCTGCACTCCACCTGGAGAGCCGGATTGTGGCGGTCGACTACTATACGGACTACCCGTCGCAACTGACCCAACTCCCGCGTATCTCGGATGCCAACGGCAACTATAATGTAGAGCGGATTGTGGCGCTGCATCCCGACCTGGTGCTCAGCTCCGGTGGCCTCACGGAGAAGTACGATGCGCAACTGGTGCGTCTGGGCGTGCATGTGGTTGATTTGCCAGACAATACGATTGCGCTGATGCTGGCTGAGATTCAGACCGTTGGGCGCCTGACCTTCACGGAGAGCGCCGCGGATGCGCTGGTCAGGCAGCTGCAGCAGCGCATTGCTCAGATCCGCCAGGCGGTGAAAGGAACGACGGCGCCCACAGTAATGCTGGAAGCCGATGATAGCACGCCTGGCAAGCCCTATGTCTTTGGCGGTGGGACGTTTGGCGATGAGCTGCTGCAGGAGGCTAATGCAGTCAATGTCTTCCATGATAATACGAGCAATGGCGGCTATCCCCAGGTCACCGATGAGGCGGTGATCCGCGCCAATCCCCAATACATTATTCTGACCGAGGACCCGCGCTATGGCGGTGATCCGCAACTGGTCTATCGCCGTTCCAATTGGGGCCAGATTACTGCGCTCAAGCTACGCCATGTCTATCATCTCAATACCGATCTGATGCAGCGTCCGGGGCCGCGCCTCGTCGATGGTCTGCAGTGCCTGGCCCAACTGCTGCACCCGCAAGTCTTTAGCGGCTCCCTGCCAGCCTATTGCCAGTAA
- a CDS encoding flagellar biosynthesis anti-sigma factor FlgM, giving the protein MRIRQVTRAGGGSRRSRAALSRVDAAQASASGQSWQPTSLQDKGAGWRPWLGERERDDERYLRPALPRRRRSSPVGSGPDGHGAPGEAQLHPGETALSGPELAALVEQERAERVAALRVRLAAGRYQVDSVALARRMLGDH; this is encoded by the coding sequence ATGCGCATTCGGCAAGTGACTCGGGCGGGCGGAGGGTCGAGGCGCAGCCGGGCAGCGCTCTCAAGGGTTGACGCGGCCCAGGCCAGTGCATCGGGGCAGAGCTGGCAGCCCACATCTCTGCAGGACAAAGGGGCCGGTTGGCGGCCCTGGCTGGGCGAGCGCGAGCGTGACGATGAGCGCTATCTGCGGCCTGCGCTGCCTCGCAGGCGGCGTTCCTCTCCTGTTGGTAGCGGGCCAGACGGACACGGGGCACCTGGTGAGGCGCAGCTGCACCCAGGCGAGACAGCGCTCTCCGGGCCAGAGCTGGCGGCCCTGGTCGAACAGGAACGCGCGGAGCGAGTGGCGGCGCTGAGGGTGCGTCTGGCCGCGGGCAGGTACCAAGTTGATAGTGTTGCGCTGGCCCGCAGGATGCTAGGGGATCACTAG
- a CDS encoding 4a-hydroxytetrahydrobiopterin dehydratase: MQDLAQMRCVPCRGGEPALSDAEIKNLLAQLPGWQVAEVDGIKRIEKTFHFDNFAHALAFTDRVGALAEEQDHHPQLVTEWGQVKVAFWTHAVGGLHQNDFIMAAKTEAAFAQAEGRKPS; encoded by the coding sequence ATGCAGGATTTGGCTCAGATGCGCTGTGTCCCTTGTCGCGGCGGCGAGCCAGCTTTGTCCGATGCTGAGATCAAGAATTTGCTGGCTCAGCTCCCGGGCTGGCAGGTGGCCGAGGTGGATGGAATCAAGCGCATTGAAAAGACTTTCCATTTTGATAACTTCGCGCACGCTCTCGCGTTTACGGATAGGGTTGGCGCTCTTGCTGAAGAACAGGATCATCACCCGCAGCTGGTGACCGAATGGGGGCAGGTGAAGGTCGCCTTCTGGACCCACGCCGTGGGCGGGTTGCATCAAAATGACTTCATTATGGCGGCTAAAACGGAGGCGGCCTTTGCTCAGGCCGAAGGCCGCAAGCCATCTTAG
- a CDS encoding SGNH/GDSL hydrolase family protein, giving the protein MANLWLLVSLLCGLCLLGACGPTSEAPVATDELGTFHKGLIYVAIGASDSFGFGTADPYADNWPIDLAHKLGPSVHLVNLGIPGIHLHQALRLELPIALDVHPDIVTIWLAVNDLADQVPVTAYARDLDLLLSRLQAGAPRAKIAIANVPDLTLLPHFRSFDQQWLRSQIQLYNAAIADNVRRHHLILVDLSQQRYNLARHPEYVSDDGLHPSVIGYVALADLFYQALR; this is encoded by the coding sequence ATGGCCAACCTGTGGCTGTTGGTCAGCCTCCTCTGCGGCCTCTGCCTGCTTGGCGCCTGCGGCCCGACGAGTGAAGCGCCCGTTGCTACCGACGAGCTGGGAACCTTTCATAAAGGTCTTATCTACGTCGCCATTGGCGCTTCCGACTCTTTTGGTTTTGGCACGGCTGATCCCTACGCCGATAACTGGCCCATCGACCTGGCTCACAAGCTTGGCCCCTCCGTTCACCTGGTCAACCTCGGCATTCCTGGGATTCATCTCCATCAGGCCCTGCGTCTGGAGCTGCCCATCGCGCTCGATGTCCATCCTGACATCGTGACGATCTGGCTGGCCGTGAACGATTTGGCCGATCAGGTACCGGTGACGGCCTACGCGCGCGATCTGGATCTGCTCCTCTCGCGCCTGCAGGCAGGGGCGCCGCGAGCGAAGATCGCCATCGCCAATGTGCCTGACCTGACGCTGCTTCCGCACTTCCGCTCGTTCGATCAGCAATGGCTACGCTCTCAGATCCAGCTGTATAACGCTGCCATTGCTGATAATGTCAGGAGGCACCATCTGATCCTCGTTGATCTGTCGCAGCAGCGCTACAATCTGGCCCGCCATCCCGAGTACGTGAGTGACGATGGCCTCCATCCGAGCGTCATCGGCTACGTAGCTCTGGCTGATCTCTTTTATCAGGCTTTGCGCTGA
- a CDS encoding ABC transporter permease — MTELFGIPLDTLSTILLTITLAIVALVLVLALGNRLFFKIGVRNIPRRRTQMMLIIFALMLSTTLLSSALATGDVMTGAVRSVATYNVGNVDETIEGGSGDLGFFDEAVYYRLRAQLRDDPDIAALGAAIMEHDLLVADQTSRQVRSAVTALAALPGSEDGFGGIVAEDGKGRLHLTSLGRNEVYLNRTLAQLLNAHAGDRLYLYSQRWPGQRYEVRVRAIADSSGMIGETPFIVSQVQLFRRIEQCGEAITQIFVANRGSDGPDSIAISDRVEEKLERLIPRNVHVIEVKKLAILNSEKAQDIFSRIFVLFTLFIVAIGMLLIFLIFVLLAAERRVEMGMARAVGVLRRHLVLTFLFEGAIYDLLASFIGLALGVAIGALLVLLLGPVLERFDFPLKLTFQPRSLLIAYCLGAIFTFCAVTVSAWLVSRMTVVEALRNLPEPERRSRTLAELRELFGLVGKALRQRSRRLLSYLSELLIESGRALVLAGLLPLLVGLGLLSYGLTERLVAPFSLGLSLLVIGGCLFLKTGMVAFSPARYKPQVRRLGERLVPAIAGLLICAYWAVPFDLFASLGLVRFRSSIEVFFLAGFMMTLGIVWALVANGELLVKPLLALSRVCPRLHLLARLMASYPLHYRFRMGLSVMMFSLVVFALTVMTVITAAMQHSYTDINLQTGGYDIQAIPYFRPLLSSQGKEAPDEQLRAMLARHGIDPGAFSAIGVRTTTLVGVIQPTASQPAWRLYPAQVISGGFLQGYGLHLVARARGFNSDAAVWEALQEHPNYALIDSSALAASLGARGSPGVYDPSAPTASEAGAPLTPPGLDPYYTFALSGISLGETSFTPQSLWVTRSPGGDGLSALLNASVAKLTIIGVVDNSNGDHFGLYISQRLYGSIAPAPNNPEVQAYYFKVAPGQDKRALALQLGSAFLDEGLETTVLEDAIWEVRGPRILLSDIMIGIVGLALLLGVAALAITGTRAVIERRQQIGMLRALGCSRRLIRTAFLGESVLVAVLGSLIGLVLGLLLASNLFAANFFERYQTGLVFVIPWGQLAFIIGLALMASLVAALLPAWQAGRVTPIEALRYQ, encoded by the coding sequence ATGACGGAACTTTTTGGCATCCCACTAGATACGCTCAGCACAATCCTGCTGACCATTACCCTGGCGATTGTGGCGCTGGTTCTGGTACTGGCGCTGGGCAATCGGCTTTTTTTTAAGATCGGTGTGCGCAACATCCCGCGGCGGCGCACGCAGATGATGCTGATCATCTTCGCGCTCATGCTGTCGACTACGCTGCTCTCTAGCGCCCTGGCAACCGGTGATGTTATGACAGGCGCGGTGCGCAGTGTGGCGACCTACAATGTGGGCAACGTTGATGAGACGATCGAGGGTGGCTCTGGTGATCTGGGCTTCTTCGACGAGGCAGTCTATTATCGCCTGCGGGCGCAGCTGCGTGACGACCCCGACATTGCGGCCCTGGGGGCGGCCATTATGGAACATGACCTGCTGGTGGCCGATCAGACCTCGCGTCAGGTGCGCTCGGCTGTAACAGCTCTGGCTGCTCTGCCAGGTAGCGAGGATGGATTTGGGGGGATTGTGGCCGAGGATGGCAAGGGCCGTTTACATCTCACCTCGCTGGGTCGCAACGAGGTCTATCTGAATCGGACACTGGCGCAGCTTTTAAACGCTCATGCGGGCGATCGCCTCTATCTCTACTCACAGCGCTGGCCAGGGCAGCGCTATGAGGTGCGTGTGCGTGCTATTGCCGATAGCAGCGGCATGATAGGCGAAACGCCTTTCATTGTCAGTCAGGTGCAGCTCTTTCGGCGAATTGAGCAGTGCGGCGAGGCCATCACGCAGATTTTCGTGGCCAATCGCGGGAGCGATGGACCTGATAGCATTGCCATCTCCGATCGCGTCGAAGAGAAGCTAGAGCGGCTCATCCCGCGCAACGTCCATGTCATTGAGGTCAAGAAGCTCGCTATTCTCAACTCGGAGAAGGCGCAAGACATTTTCTCGCGCATCTTCGTGTTATTCACCCTCTTTATTGTGGCCATTGGGATGCTGCTCATCTTTCTCATCTTCGTGCTGTTGGCGGCGGAACGGAGGGTTGAGATGGGCATGGCCCGGGCTGTTGGGGTACTGCGTCGTCATCTGGTCTTGACCTTCCTCTTCGAAGGGGCGATCTACGATTTGCTGGCCTCCTTCATCGGCCTGGCGCTTGGCGTGGCCATTGGGGCCTTGCTGGTGCTGCTGCTCGGGCCGGTGCTGGAGCGCTTCGACTTTCCGCTCAAGCTGACCTTTCAGCCGCGCAGTCTGCTCATCGCCTACTGTCTTGGTGCCATCTTCACCTTCTGCGCTGTGACGGTCTCTGCCTGGCTAGTGAGTCGTATGACCGTGGTGGAGGCTCTGCGCAATCTGCCGGAGCCCGAGCGGCGATCGCGCACGCTGGCGGAGCTGAGGGAGCTATTTGGGCTGGTGGGGAAGGCGCTGCGTCAGCGCAGTCGTCGCCTGCTCAGCTATCTCAGCGAGCTGCTCATCGAGAGCGGGCGGGCCCTGGTCCTCGCGGGCCTGCTTCCGTTACTGGTGGGCCTCGGGCTGCTCTCCTATGGTCTGACAGAGCGCCTGGTAGCTCCCTTCTCCCTGGGCCTCTCGCTCCTGGTCATTGGTGGCTGTCTGTTTCTCAAGACCGGCATGGTGGCTTTTAGTCCTGCCAGGTACAAGCCGCAGGTTCGTCGTCTCGGCGAGCGGCTGGTGCCGGCCATTGCTGGCCTGCTCATCTGTGCCTACTGGGCTGTTCCTTTCGACCTCTTCGCCTCCTTGGGCCTGGTGCGTTTTCGCTCCAGCATCGAAGTCTTCTTTCTGGCTGGTTTTATGATGACACTGGGGATTGTCTGGGCCCTTGTTGCCAACGGCGAGCTGCTGGTCAAGCCGCTGCTGGCGCTCTCGCGCGTGTGTCCACGTCTGCATCTATTGGCCCGTCTGATGGCCTCCTATCCGCTGCACTATCGTTTTCGCATGGGGCTGAGCGTGATGATGTTCAGCCTGGTTGTTTTTGCTTTGACCGTGATGACCGTGATCACGGCGGCCATGCAGCACAGCTACACCGACATTAATCTGCAGACCGGCGGCTACGATATTCAGGCCATTCCCTACTTTCGGCCCTTGTTGTCCAGTCAGGGAAAAGAGGCCCCTGATGAGCAATTGCGGGCCATGCTGGCGCGGCATGGCATTGATCCTGGGGCTTTCAGCGCCATCGGGGTGCGCACCACGACGCTGGTGGGGGTCATTCAGCCGACAGCCTCTCAGCCGGCCTGGCGGCTCTATCCGGCTCAGGTGATCAGTGGGGGCTTTCTCCAGGGCTATGGTTTGCATTTGGTGGCGCGCGCGCGGGGTTTCAACAGTGATGCCGCTGTCTGGGAGGCGCTGCAAGAGCATCCGAACTACGCCTTGATTGACAGCAGTGCCCTGGCGGCCAGCCTGGGGGCCCGTGGTTCGCCTGGGGTTTATGATCCCTCGGCGCCGACGGCCAGTGAGGCTGGAGCCCCGCTCACGCCGCCCGGCCTCGATCCTTACTATACCTTTGCCCTCAGTGGGATCTCGCTGGGAGAAACGAGCTTCACGCCGCAAAGCCTCTGGGTGACGCGCTCGCCGGGGGGTGATGGTCTTTCTGCCTTGCTCAATGCCTCGGTCGCCAAGCTCACCATTATTGGTGTGGTTGATAATAGCAATGGAGATCATTTCGGACTCTACATATCGCAGCGACTCTATGGTTCAATTGCACCCGCTCCGAACAATCCCGAAGTCCAGGCGTATTACTTTAAGGTGGCGCCAGGTCAGGATAAGCGAGCGTTGGCCTTGCAGCTTGGCTCGGCCTTTCTCGACGAGGGCCTTGAGACGACCGTTTTGGAAGATGCCATCTGGGAAGTGCGTGGGCCGCGCATCCTTCTCAGCGATATCATGATCGGCATTGTCGGGCTGGCCCTCTTGCTAGGGGTAGCGGCCCTGGCCATTACGGGGACGCGCGCCGTGATTGAGCGGCGTCAACAGATTGGGATGCTGCGCGCGCTCGGGTGCAGCCGTCGTTTGATCAGGACGGCCTTCCTGGGGGAGTCCGTTCTGGTGGCGGTGCTCGGCAGTTTGATCGGTCTCGTGCTGGGTTTGCTGCTGGCGAGCAATCTGTTCGCTGCCAACTTCTTTGAGCGCTATCAGACTGGCCTGGTCTTTGTCATTCCCTGGGGCCAACTGGCCTTCATCATCGGTCTGGCTCTGATGGCCTCGCTGGTGGCGGCGCTCCTGCCGGCCTGGCAGGCGGGGCGGGTCACGCCGATCGAGGCCTTGCGTTATCAGTAA
- a CDS encoding serine/threonine protein kinase, translating to MRERNRYIDRVIGHYRIIAGLGNRPASSAYLAQHLTAPGHTVVIKFFHPPFPRNREQYFREVRLLRMLRHPHLLPPLESGVDQDEAYLMSEYALRGSLRQRLARQGMTPLSLSEAGTLLQQVAEALAYAHHFNVMHGNLKPENILFNTKGELWLTDFSWATATDGEPQLRPGSWPYMAPEQFEGMASRASDQYALACLAYELLTGRPPFSGTDFATLARQHTHEQPVAPTQLNLLLPRRVDEVLLQALSKDSNQRFPTVKEFMAALFPAAGTTPAPSLPAPASETRLLSAGRARPSPLEFSPASGELFRPSEASRVPEAEGSSPNLDQPIAPGGTQPGIPEAPAASSASSEASSTQRQAGIFTSNALTEREISIYEQETIPQLALPNQSQGAAFPPGEGEAPASSSPASSPSPAPDASGSALEQAGELHQQASELEEVEASATPALLWNEQPTLVSESVRPASGSPAALRGSQGVSYWREASQGRWILMGAVSLLVILSLLIILLLPLLSAGLWRQTAQQTPTISTSTAIVTVTSTPSPLPSPTPSPSPTATPTPTPSPTPSPTPRPTPTPTPTPTPPLLAVSPAQLNGPNSCSHESFTFRCQVTLSLSSAASDTTQWSASSSNVRAFFAPQQGWLEPGSQQQVTIYIYASCPRQGLLLFRTQDGTSAQVTWTC from the coding sequence ATGCGCGAGCGCAATCGCTATATCGATAGAGTGATTGGCCACTATCGGATCATTGCCGGCCTCGGCAATCGACCAGCAAGTAGCGCCTATCTGGCTCAGCATCTGACAGCCCCCGGCCACACAGTGGTGATCAAGTTCTTCCACCCACCTTTTCCTCGCAATCGCGAGCAGTATTTCCGCGAAGTGCGCCTGCTGAGGATGCTGCGCCATCCGCATCTGCTTCCTCCGCTAGAGAGCGGGGTCGACCAGGACGAAGCCTATTTGATGAGCGAATACGCGCTGCGTGGCTCGCTGCGCCAGCGGCTGGCACGCCAGGGGATGACCCCGCTGAGCCTCTCCGAGGCGGGGACCTTATTGCAGCAGGTCGCTGAGGCTCTGGCTTACGCCCATCACTTCAACGTGATGCATGGCAACCTGAAGCCGGAGAACATCCTCTTCAATACCAAAGGAGAGCTGTGGCTCACCGACTTCAGCTGGGCCACCGCCACCGACGGTGAGCCGCAGCTGCGCCCTGGCAGTTGGCCTTACATGGCCCCTGAGCAGTTCGAAGGGATGGCGAGCCGCGCCAGCGATCAGTATGCTCTGGCCTGCCTCGCCTATGAGCTGCTGACTGGGCGACCTCCTTTCAGCGGCACCGATTTTGCAACGTTAGCCCGGCAGCATACCCATGAGCAGCCGGTAGCTCCGACGCAGCTCAACTTGCTGCTGCCGCGCCGGGTAGATGAGGTGCTTCTGCAAGCCCTGTCCAAAGACAGCAACCAACGCTTCCCCACCGTCAAGGAGTTCATGGCAGCGCTCTTCCCGGCAGCTGGCACCACTCCTGCCCCTAGCCTACCCGCACCAGCCAGCGAGACACGTTTGCTATCAGCGGGGCGAGCCAGACCATCCCCCCTCGAGTTCTCACCGGCGAGCGGCGAACTGTTCCGCCCCAGCGAGGCCAGCCGTGTCCCCGAGGCCGAGGGTTCCAGCCCCAATCTCGACCAGCCCATCGCCCCCGGAGGGACTCAGCCTGGCATACCCGAGGCTCCGGCAGCAAGTAGCGCCAGCAGCGAGGCCAGCAGTACTCAAAGGCAGGCAGGGATTTTCACCAGCAATGCATTGACAGAGAGAGAGATCTCAATCTACGAGCAGGAGACCATACCACAGCTCGCCCTGCCCAACCAGAGCCAGGGGGCAGCCTTCCCCCCAGGCGAGGGAGAGGCACCTGCCAGCTCATCGCCTGCCTCAAGCCCGTCTCCAGCTCCAGACGCGAGCGGAAGCGCCCTGGAACAAGCAGGAGAGCTGCATCAGCAGGCCAGCGAGCTGGAGGAGGTAGAAGCCTCAGCCACGCCCGCTCTTCTCTGGAACGAGCAGCCTACGTTAGTGAGCGAGAGCGTCAGGCCAGCATCCGGCAGCCCAGCCGCTCTTCGCGGTAGTCAGGGCGTGAGCTATTGGCGCGAGGCCAGTCAGGGACGCTGGATTCTCATGGGGGCGGTCAGCCTCCTGGTCATCCTGAGCCTGCTCATCATCCTGCTCCTGCCACTGCTCTCAGCCGGCCTGTGGCGCCAAACAGCCCAACAGACTCCCACGATCTCCACAAGCACCGCCATTGTCACGGTGACCTCAACGCCGTCGCCCCTGCCCAGTCCGACACCTTCACCCTCACCTACAGCGACACCCACGCCCACACCCAGCCCTACGCCCAGCCCGACCCCGCGTCCCACGCCCACACCCACCCCTACGCCCACCCCTCCGCTGCTGGCCGTCAGTCCAGCCCAGCTCAACGGACCAAACAGCTGCAGCCATGAGAGCTTCACCTTCCGCTGCCAGGTCACGCTCTCGCTCTCCTCCGCAGCCAGCGATACCACCCAGTGGTCGGCCAGCAGCTCAAACGTCCGCGCCTTCTTCGCGCCACAGCAAGGCTGGCTAGAGCCTGGCAGTCAACAGCAAGTCACGATCTACATCTACGCCTCCTGCCCGCGTCAGGGCCTGCTGCTCTTTCGCACCCAGGATGGCACCTCGGCGCAGGTCACCTGGACCTGCTAG
- a CDS encoding BACON domain-containing protein: protein MRWLFVGLAILALLLISLNGWLIRSRFAGVRQPTTPVGQPPFLTATPTLVHAGQAVHLHLDHFPAFAQVYFSYDVGQALAPVGMASIVHLGAAGSADVTVTIGRDWSPGGHTIQAEDVATHYTASTTVQVLASGPLRSPVLEVNRRSLDLGEALQGFNSVAPLWLSNGGDGSLSWTASSDQPWLLTTPTQGVLSERQAILIAGSRANLRPGLYHGTITFSADSGPSLHVQVTMRVDALPTTDNGRQTLPLTLTPAALAFSLSDGGPAPAAQFVTLANPEHEAMTWSSRLLVPPEASQDAPLPARADWLQLKPDQGRLAAGESLSLEITARGTHLLPGLYLAIVRVSNARSSAPAATATQVLAVSLTVLPACRLTLSSQSLTFTIGSGQNSASDQSLELGLAAGCVSSLSWQAFTSASWLKVDPASGRVDATHGMSVHVSVALSELSAGTYSGFILFSMQQRTQTVAVLLNLLTSAAPGGTSGSATTTAATGGAGRTPLGATLSPSSLSFTIEQGGRPPAARSVLLSAGQHPLLWSVTLNTGATPWLNVAPLGGTLAAGQTAQLSVSVNAANLTPGTYNGQFSVSLGPADGMPVNPSQLVQVVVVTLTVLAPCVLEVTPSSLSFNSSLLQPNPPPQMLSLRIDGGCPRPVAWAASVDNDSASWLHLSQASGSESGAGTTIAVYVTPPRLLLKTLRGQITITASDGGQNPLQSSPQVITVTVSPG, encoded by the coding sequence TTGCGCTGGCTTTTTGTCGGGCTGGCGATTCTGGCGCTCCTGCTCATTAGCCTGAATGGGTGGCTGATCCGCTCACGTTTCGCAGGGGTCCGTCAGCCGACTACGCCAGTAGGACAGCCACCGTTCTTGACGGCGACGCCGACGCTGGTCCATGCTGGCCAGGCTGTGCATCTCCATCTGGATCATTTTCCGGCTTTTGCACAGGTCTATTTCAGCTACGACGTTGGTCAGGCCCTGGCGCCTGTGGGTATGGCCTCCATTGTGCACCTGGGAGCGGCAGGCAGCGCCGATGTGACCGTCACCATTGGGCGCGACTGGAGTCCCGGCGGCCATACCATTCAGGCCGAAGATGTCGCCACCCACTATACGGCCAGTACGACTGTTCAGGTGTTGGCCAGTGGTCCGCTGCGCTCTCCAGTTTTGGAGGTCAATCGTCGCAGCCTGGATCTGGGGGAGGCGCTGCAAGGTTTCAATAGCGTGGCGCCCCTGTGGTTAAGCAACGGAGGCGATGGGAGCCTCTCCTGGACGGCGAGCAGCGATCAGCCGTGGCTTCTGACCACTCCGACACAAGGTGTGCTCAGCGAGCGTCAGGCGATCTTAATCGCAGGGTCACGCGCCAATCTGCGGCCAGGCCTCTATCACGGGACCATTACCTTTAGCGCTGATAGCGGCCCTTCATTGCATGTCCAGGTGACGATGCGGGTCGATGCGCTCCCTACCACAGACAACGGTCGGCAGACCTTGCCGCTTACGCTAACGCCGGCGGCTCTAGCTTTCTCGCTCAGCGATGGTGGTCCGGCGCCCGCCGCCCAATTTGTCACGCTGGCTAATCCCGAGCATGAGGCGATGACCTGGTCCAGCCGCCTGCTGGTACCGCCCGAGGCTAGCCAGGATGCGCCGCTGCCGGCTCGCGCCGATTGGCTCCAGCTCAAGCCGGACCAGGGAAGGCTGGCCGCTGGTGAGAGTCTCTCTTTAGAGATAACGGCCCGGGGTACCCATCTGCTGCCTGGCCTCTACCTGGCCATCGTCCGGGTGAGCAACGCCCGCTCTTCGGCTCCAGCAGCGACAGCAACCCAGGTGCTGGCGGTCTCGCTCACGGTCCTGCCTGCCTGCCGCCTGACCTTAAGCTCCCAGAGCCTGACCTTCACGATCGGCTCAGGGCAGAATAGTGCCAGCGATCAGTCGCTTGAGTTGGGATTAGCAGCGGGCTGCGTCTCCAGCCTGAGCTGGCAGGCGTTTACCTCGGCGAGTTGGCTCAAGGTTGATCCGGCCAGCGGTCGGGTCGATGCAACCCACGGAATGAGCGTGCATGTCAGCGTGGCCCTCAGCGAGCTAAGCGCCGGTACCTATAGTGGTTTTATCCTCTTCTCCATGCAGCAACGGACCCAAACGGTGGCGGTTCTCTTGAACTTGCTAACCTCGGCGGCTCCAGGCGGTACCAGTGGCAGTGCCACGACAACGGCGGCCACCGGCGGTGCTGGTCGCACTCCTCTGGGGGCAACCCTTTCGCCCAGCAGCCTCAGCTTTACGATCGAGCAGGGAGGCCGGCCACCGGCGGCGCGCTCTGTCCTGCTGAGCGCTGGCCAGCATCCGCTGCTGTGGTCGGTGACACTCAACACGGGCGCTACTCCCTGGCTGAATGTGGCCCCTCTCGGCGGCACGCTGGCGGCTGGCCAGACGGCGCAGCTGAGTGTCAGTGTCAACGCGGCCAACCTGACGCCGGGGACCTATAACGGCCAGTTCAGTGTCTCGCTGGGGCCCGCCGATGGCATGCCAGTCAATCCCAGCCAGCTGGTGCAGGTGGTGGTTGTGACCTTAACGGTTCTGGCTCCCTGCGTCCTCGAGGTCACCCCCAGTAGCTTGAGCTTCAACAGTTCGCTGTTGCAGCCCAATCCGCCCCCGCAGATGCTTTCCCTACGCATCGACGGCGGCTGTCCCCGCCCAGTGGCCTGGGCTGCCAGCGTCGATAACGATAGCGCCTCCTGGCTCCATCTGAGTCAGGCCAGCGGTAGCGAGAGCGGTGCTGGAACGACCATCGCGGTCTATGTCACGCCTCCGCGCCTGCTGCTGAAGACGCTGCGGGGTCAGATTACCATTACGGCCAGCGATGGCGGACAGAACCCACTGCAGAGCAGTCCCCAGGTCATCACCGTTACCGTCAGTCCAGGCTGA